Proteins encoded within one genomic window of Anopheles gambiae chromosome 3, idAnoGambNW_F1_1, whole genome shotgun sequence:
- the LOC1272591 gene encoding gamma-glutamylcyclotransferase isoform X1 — MNCKPSNKTILILGFLSACLIDVVMATGTFYYFAYGSNLLAKRIHIQNPTAVRKGFGYLKDYSLDFFHYAARWRGAPATIVEQEGKKVWGAIWEIDNSNLADLDRQEGVHNSVYKPLTLPVVLPTGDTLDCRVYQLVRNPCCLAPDAEDRPYERQPSKTYMNIIVNGAKETGLPDDYVSLLKRIKHNGNTGDPQLSLELEKPIEDL, encoded by the exons ATGAA CTGTAAACCTAGCAATAAAACCATCCTTATCCTGG GGTTCTTATCTGCTTGTTTGATTGACGTGGTCATGGCTACCGGAACGTTCTACTATTTTGCGTACGGCAGTAATTTATTAGCTAAACGAATTCACATACAAAATCCAACTGCAGTTCGTAAAGGATTTGGTTATTTGAAG gATTACAGTTTGGATTTTTTCCATTATGCAGCGCGATGGCGAGGAGCTCCGGCAACAATAGTGgagcaggaagggaaaaaagtTTGGGGTGCCATATGGGAGATAGACAACAGCAATTTAGCCGATTTAGATCGACAGGAAGGGGTGCACAATAGCGTTTACAAACCTTTAACACTTCCCGTAGTGTTACCAACTGGAGATACTCTAGACTGCCGCGTCTATCAGCTGGTTCGCAACCCCTGCTGCTTGGCACCAGATGCCGAAGATAGACCCTACGAAAGGCAACCTTCCAAAACATACATGAATATCATCGTCAACGGTGCCAAGGAGACGGGACTTCCGGACGATTATGTTTCGTTGTTGAAAAGAATTAAACATAACGGGAACACTGGTGACCCGCAGCTTTCTTTGGAGTTGGAAAAGCCTATTGAAGAtctataa
- the LOC1272591 gene encoding gamma-glutamylcyclotransferase isoform X2 codes for MATGTFYYFAYGSNLLAKRIHIQNPTAVRKGFGYLKDYSLDFFHYAARWRGAPATIVEQEGKKVWGAIWEIDNSNLADLDRQEGVHNSVYKPLTLPVVLPTGDTLDCRVYQLVRNPCCLAPDAEDRPYERQPSKTYMNIIVNGAKETGLPDDYVSLLKRIKHNGNTGDPQLSLELEKPIEDL; via the exons ATGGCTACCGGAACGTTCTACTATTTTGCGTACGGCAGTAATTTATTAGCTAAACGAATTCACATACAAAATCCAACTGCAGTTCGTAAAGGATTTGGTTATTTGAAG gATTACAGTTTGGATTTTTTCCATTATGCAGCGCGATGGCGAGGAGCTCCGGCAACAATAGTGgagcaggaagggaaaaaagtTTGGGGTGCCATATGGGAGATAGACAACAGCAATTTAGCCGATTTAGATCGACAGGAAGGGGTGCACAATAGCGTTTACAAACCTTTAACACTTCCCGTAGTGTTACCAACTGGAGATACTCTAGACTGCCGCGTCTATCAGCTGGTTCGCAACCCCTGCTGCTTGGCACCAGATGCCGAAGATAGACCCTACGAAAGGCAACCTTCCAAAACATACATGAATATCATCGTCAACGGTGCCAAGGAGACGGGACTTCCGGACGATTATGTTTCGTTGTTGAAAAGAATTAAACATAACGGGAACACTGGTGACCCGCAGCTTTCTTTGGAGTTGGAAAAGCCTATTGAAGAtctataa
- the LOC1272591 gene encoding uncharacterized protein LOC1272591 isoform X3 produces MNCKPSNKTILILGFLSACLIDVVMATGTFYYFAYGSNLLAKRIHIQNPTAVRKGFGYLKRDGEELRQQ; encoded by the exons ATGAA CTGTAAACCTAGCAATAAAACCATCCTTATCCTGG GGTTCTTATCTGCTTGTTTGATTGACGTGGTCATGGCTACCGGAACGTTCTACTATTTTGCGTACGGCAGTAATTTATTAGCTAAACGAATTCACATACAAAATCCAACTGCAGTTCGTAAAGGATTTGGTTATTTGAAG CGCGATGGCGAGGAGCTCCGGCAACAATAG
- the LOC1272589 gene encoding large ribosomal subunit protein uL2m, translating into MASLARLLSRLSLTPLAQDVRHTAVRPISLESLERFLNKPKPGGGKSYRRIVHYPEEYTIEPLRVTNLAGRDPETGRLIAKGIGGGIKHKYHWIKWVRDGPAEGPPQIEKVVDVIDDGCRTAKVALVAVGNEMKYILATENMKAGDLIKTSRFIPRIPVRANEGDAYPLGALQVGTQIHCLEKYPGQPCHLIHAAGSYGTILRKFGELVVVQLPSKQEFAFQQTCMATVGRVSNIAHAKTPIGSAQKNRELGNRPRSGLWQRKDGHHGRKVRRLPPMRVIPPPSEKTAQPLKLTLKV; encoded by the exons ATGGCCAGTTTGGCGCGATTACTGAGTCGTTTATCTTTAACACCATTAGCTCAAGATGTGCGCCATACGGCAGTGCGTCCAATATCGTTGGAAAGTTTGGAAAGGTTCCTGAACAAGCCGAAACCCGGTGGTGGAAAATCGTACCGTCGGATCGTGCACTACCCAGAGGAGTACACGATTGAGCCGCTTCGTGTCACCAATCTGGCCGGGCGGGATCCCGAAACGGGACGGCTGATCGCCAAAGGTATTGGTGGCGGCATCAAGCACAAGTATCACTGGATAAAGTGGGTTCGCGATGGACCCGCGGAGGGACCGCCGCAAATCGAAAAAGTGGTCGATGTAATCGACGACGGCTGCCGTACCGCAAAGGTGGCACTAGTCGCTGTgggaaacgaaatgaaatacaTTCTGGCGACGGAGAACATGAAGGCGGgtgatttaataaaaacatcCCGTTTCATCCCTCGGATACCAG TTCGTGCCAATGAAGGGGATGCGTATCCGTTAGGTGCACTCCAGGTGGGCACCCAAATTCATTGTCTTGAAAAGTACCCGGGACAGCCTTGCCATCTGATACATGCCGCCGGTTCATACGGAACCATTTTACGCAAGTTCGGTGAACTGGTCGTTGTGCAGCTGCCATCGAAGCAGGAATTTGCATTTCAACAAACGTGTATGGCCACCGTAGGACGCGTTTCCAACATTGCACACGCCAAAACACCGATCGGCTCTGCCCAGAAGAATCGAGAACTAGGCAATCGTCCCCGTTCGGGTCTATGGCAGCGCAAGGATGGACATCATGGCCGAAAGGTGCGCCGGCTACCACCGATGCGCGTGATTCCACCGCCGTCTGAGAAGACCGCCCAGCCACTGAAACTGACTCTAAAGGTGTGA
- the LOC1272588 gene encoding lon protease homolog, mitochondrial isoform X1 — translation MIQILRNASHLPFKQITRTIRPVTCLVGNVEHRTYSSTVFTSRAVPVLSATDGRRQFVLRGGWAVGSRNFCSKKDPNPDDPVEPPAESVNYTNQLPATVAIPEVWPHLPVIATKRNPVFPRFMKILEVTNPMLIDLIRRKVKLNQPYIGIFLKKDDDNPNEVMETTKEVYEIGTFAQIQEMQDLGDRLRLVATAHRRIKIVGQLYEDLDAPAAGKEMTIKYPYFNTQIAVSVDEPDAEKRRRKHKLRSKQMRNSNNDHTTDGTPLEEAPKRRLLKEGEQQPLLMVEVENVKHESFKNTEEVKALTQEVIKTIRDIITMNPLYRESLQQMLHQNQRVVDNPVYLCDLGASLSAAEPAELQEILEEMDIPKRLMLSLSLLKKELELSKLQAKIGREVEEKVKQQHRKYILQEQLKVIKKELGIEKDDKDAIGEKYRERIKEKVVPKAVADVIEEELTKLNFLESHSSEFNVTRNYLDWLTTLPWGVMSEENLDIDQASKILDEDHYGMDDIKKRILEFIAVSQLKGTTQGKILCFHGPPGVGKTSIARSIAKALNREYFRFSVGGMTDVAEIKGHRRTYVGAMPGKLIQCLKKTKTENPLVLIDEVDKIGRGYQGDPSSALLELLDPEQNVNFLDHYLDVPVDLSKVLFICTANVIDTIPEPLRDRMEMIDMSGYVAEEKLAIAKQYLIPQAKRDSGVEDKHISITDDALHALIKSYCRESGVRNLQKQIEKIVRKVAFKVVRKEADFTEVSGTNLSDLLGKPIFTQDRMYESTPPGVVMGLAWTAMGGSALYIETAKRKLLQPMDTNGDSKQAPGDGSLELTGHLGDVMKESARISLTVARNFISQIEPSNNFLESSHIHLHVPEGATPKDGPSAGVTIVTALLSLARGQPIRQNVAMTGEVSLMGKVLPVGGIKEKTIAAKRSGVTCIILPEENKKDFTDLPKFITEGLEVHFASTYADVYRIVFPES, via the exons ATGATTCAAATACTCCGCAACGCATCGCATTTACCCTTCAAACAAATAACGCGTACGATTCGACCTGTTACCTGCCTGGTCGGTAATGTGGAGCATAGAACATACAGTTCAACTGTGTTTACCTCCCGGGCCGTTCCTGTGTTGTCCGCCACGGATGGACGCCGGCAATTTGTGCTGCGGGGCGGTTGGGCCGTGGGTTCGAGAAATTTCTGCAGCAAAAAAGATCCAAACCCCGACGATCCCGTCGAACCTCCGGCAGAATCGGTGAACTACACAAATCAGCTGCCTGCAACTGTGGCGATACCAGAAGTATGGCCACACTTGCCCGTAATAGCGACAAAACGAAACCCGGTTTTCCCGCGATTCATGAAAATTTTGGAG GTTACCAATCCGATGTTAATAGATCTCATAAGACGAAAGGTGAAGCTGAATCAACCGTACATTGGCATTTTCCTGAAAAAAGACGACGACAATCCAAACGAAGTGATGGAAACAACAAAAGAGGTTTATGAAATTGGAACATTTGCACAAATTCAGGAAATGCAAGACCTTGGAGATCGACTGCGGTTAGTAGCAACAGCACATCGACGCATAAAAATCGTAGGCCAACTGTACGAGGACCTGGATGCACCGGCTGCCGGTAAAG AAATGACCATAAAATATCCGTACTTTAACACGCAAATCGCCGTCTCGGTAGACGAACCGGATGCGGAAAAGCGTCGTCGAAAGCACAAGCTTCGAAGCAAGCAGATGCGCAATTCTAACAACGACCACACAACCGATGGTACACCACTGGAGGAGGCTCCAAAGCGCCGACTGCTGAAAGAGGGCGAGCAACAGCCTTTGCTTATGGTGGAGGTGGAAAACGTTAAACATGAAAGCTTCAAAAACACAGAGGAAGTTAAAGCGCTTACCCAGGAAGTGATAAAGACGATTCGAGACATCATTACTATGAATCCATTATACCG CGAGAGTCTTCAGCAGATGCTTCACCAAAACCAAAGGGTTGTAGACAATCCAGTCTATCTGTGCGATTTGGGTGCCTCACTGTCTGCAGCCGAACCAGCAGAGCTGCAGGAAATATTGGAAGAGATGGAT ATACCTAAACGCTTGATGCTTTCACTGTCATTGTTGAAAAAAGAACTGGAACTTTCGAAGCTGCAGGCAAAGATTGGACGAGAAGTGGAAGAAAAGGTGAAACAACAGCATCGCAAATACATCCTTCAAGAGCAGTTAAAGGTCATTAAAAAGGAGCTAGGCATCGAAAAGGACGACAAGGACGCGATCGGGGAAAAATATCGCGAGCGCATAAAGGAAAAGGTGGTCCCAAAAGCAGTGGCGGATGTTATCGAGGAAGAgcttacaaaattaaatttcctgGAAAGCCACAGCTCTGAATTTAA TGTGACTCGAAATTATTTAGATTGGCTTACGACGCTACCGTGGGGTGTGATGAGCGAGGAAAACTTAGACATTGACCAAGCGAGCAAAATTCTGGATGAAGATCACTATGGCATGGATGACATCAAGAAGCGGATACTGGAGTTCATAGCTGTTAGTCAGCTGAAGGGTACAACACAAGGCAAAATCCTGTGTTTCCATGGACCCCCGGGAGTGGGCAAAACCAGCATAGCTCGATCGATTGCCAAAGCACTCAATAGAGAGTATTTCCGATTCAGTGTTGGTGGAATGACGGATGTGGCTGAAATTAAGGGTCATCGACGTACGTACGTCGGGGCGATGCCTGGGAAGTTAATACAGTGCTTGAAAAAAACCAAGACAGAAAATCCACTCGTTTTGATCGACGAGGTTGATAAGATTGGAAG AGGATACCAAGGCGATCCCAGCTCTGCACTGTTGGAATTGCTTGATCCGGAGCAGAATGTGAATTTCCTTGACCATTATCTGGACGTGCCGGTCGACCTTTCAAAAGTGTTGTTCATCTGCACGGCCAATGTAATCGATACAATTCCGGAACCGCTCCGTGATCGTATGGAAATGATCGACATGTCGG GTTACGTGGCGGAAGAAAAGCTAGCCATCGCTAAACAGTATCTCATTCCACAGGCAAAACGTGACAGCGGTGTTGAAGATAAACACATATCGATTACGGACGATGCGCTACACGCGCTAATCAAAAGCTACTGCCGTGAATCGGGAGTGCGTAACCTACAAAAGCAGATCGAAAAGATAGTGCGCAAGGTGGCATTTAAGGTCGTACGGAAAGAGGCCGATTTCACGGAAGTGTCGGGTACGAATCTCAGCGATTTGTTGGGCAAACCGATTTTCACCCAAGATCGAATGTACGAGTCTACACCGCCCGGCGTGGTTATGGGACTTGCGTGGACAGCTATGGGTGGCTCTGCGTTGTATATTGAAACAGCAAAGCGCAAATTATTGCAACCAATGGACACCAATGGTGATTCTAAACAGGCGCCGGGCGATGGTTCGCTGGAGCTCACCGGTCATTTGGGAGACGTAATGAAGGAATCGGCCCGCATTTCGCTTACAGTGGCAAGAAATTTCATCTCACAAATCGAGCCCTCCAACAACTTTCTGGAATCTAGTCACATACACCTACACGTTCCCGAGGGAGCCACACCAAAGGATGGGCCCAGTGCAGGTGTGACGATTGTGACGGCCTTGCTTTCGCTGGCGAGGGGCCAACCGATTCGCCAGAATGTAGCAATGACTGGGGAAGTTTCGCTCATGGGCAAAGTGTTACCCGTCGGAGGAATCAAGGAAAAAACTATTGCTGCCAAGCGCAGCGGTGTCACCTGCATTATATTGCCCGAGGAGAATAAGAAAGACTTCACCGATTTGCCCAAATTCATTACGGAGGGTTTGGAGGTACATTTTGCCAGCACGTACGCCGATGTATACCGCATTGTGTTCCCTGAGAGTTAG
- the LOC1272588 gene encoding lon protease homolog, mitochondrial isoform X2: MIQILRNASHLPFKQITRTIRPVTCLVGNVEHRTYSSTVFTSRAVPVLSATDGRRQFVLRGGWAVGSRNFCSKKDPNPDDPVEPPAESVNYTNQLPATVAIPEVWPHLPVIATKRNPVFPRFMKILEVTNPMLIDLIRRKVKLNQPYIGIFLKKDDDNPNEVMETTKEVYEIGTFAQIQEMQDLGDRLRLVATAHRRIKIVGQLYEDLDAPAAGKDEPDAEKRRRKHKLRSKQMRNSNNDHTTDGTPLEEAPKRRLLKEGEQQPLLMVEVENVKHESFKNTEEVKALTQEVIKTIRDIITMNPLYRESLQQMLHQNQRVVDNPVYLCDLGASLSAAEPAELQEILEEMDIPKRLMLSLSLLKKELELSKLQAKIGREVEEKVKQQHRKYILQEQLKVIKKELGIEKDDKDAIGEKYRERIKEKVVPKAVADVIEEELTKLNFLESHSSEFNVTRNYLDWLTTLPWGVMSEENLDIDQASKILDEDHYGMDDIKKRILEFIAVSQLKGTTQGKILCFHGPPGVGKTSIARSIAKALNREYFRFSVGGMTDVAEIKGHRRTYVGAMPGKLIQCLKKTKTENPLVLIDEVDKIGRGYQGDPSSALLELLDPEQNVNFLDHYLDVPVDLSKVLFICTANVIDTIPEPLRDRMEMIDMSGYVAEEKLAIAKQYLIPQAKRDSGVEDKHISITDDALHALIKSYCRESGVRNLQKQIEKIVRKVAFKVVRKEADFTEVSGTNLSDLLGKPIFTQDRMYESTPPGVVMGLAWTAMGGSALYIETAKRKLLQPMDTNGDSKQAPGDGSLELTGHLGDVMKESARISLTVARNFISQIEPSNNFLESSHIHLHVPEGATPKDGPSAGVTIVTALLSLARGQPIRQNVAMTGEVSLMGKVLPVGGIKEKTIAAKRSGVTCIILPEENKKDFTDLPKFITEGLEVHFASTYADVYRIVFPES; this comes from the exons ATGATTCAAATACTCCGCAACGCATCGCATTTACCCTTCAAACAAATAACGCGTACGATTCGACCTGTTACCTGCCTGGTCGGTAATGTGGAGCATAGAACATACAGTTCAACTGTGTTTACCTCCCGGGCCGTTCCTGTGTTGTCCGCCACGGATGGACGCCGGCAATTTGTGCTGCGGGGCGGTTGGGCCGTGGGTTCGAGAAATTTCTGCAGCAAAAAAGATCCAAACCCCGACGATCCCGTCGAACCTCCGGCAGAATCGGTGAACTACACAAATCAGCTGCCTGCAACTGTGGCGATACCAGAAGTATGGCCACACTTGCCCGTAATAGCGACAAAACGAAACCCGGTTTTCCCGCGATTCATGAAAATTTTGGAG GTTACCAATCCGATGTTAATAGATCTCATAAGACGAAAGGTGAAGCTGAATCAACCGTACATTGGCATTTTCCTGAAAAAAGACGACGACAATCCAAACGAAGTGATGGAAACAACAAAAGAGGTTTATGAAATTGGAACATTTGCACAAATTCAGGAAATGCAAGACCTTGGAGATCGACTGCGGTTAGTAGCAACAGCACATCGACGCATAAAAATCGTAGGCCAACTGTACGAGGACCTGGATGCACCGGCTGCCGGTAAAG ACGAACCGGATGCGGAAAAGCGTCGTCGAAAGCACAAGCTTCGAAGCAAGCAGATGCGCAATTCTAACAACGACCACACAACCGATGGTACACCACTGGAGGAGGCTCCAAAGCGCCGACTGCTGAAAGAGGGCGAGCAACAGCCTTTGCTTATGGTGGAGGTGGAAAACGTTAAACATGAAAGCTTCAAAAACACAGAGGAAGTTAAAGCGCTTACCCAGGAAGTGATAAAGACGATTCGAGACATCATTACTATGAATCCATTATACCG CGAGAGTCTTCAGCAGATGCTTCACCAAAACCAAAGGGTTGTAGACAATCCAGTCTATCTGTGCGATTTGGGTGCCTCACTGTCTGCAGCCGAACCAGCAGAGCTGCAGGAAATATTGGAAGAGATGGAT ATACCTAAACGCTTGATGCTTTCACTGTCATTGTTGAAAAAAGAACTGGAACTTTCGAAGCTGCAGGCAAAGATTGGACGAGAAGTGGAAGAAAAGGTGAAACAACAGCATCGCAAATACATCCTTCAAGAGCAGTTAAAGGTCATTAAAAAGGAGCTAGGCATCGAAAAGGACGACAAGGACGCGATCGGGGAAAAATATCGCGAGCGCATAAAGGAAAAGGTGGTCCCAAAAGCAGTGGCGGATGTTATCGAGGAAGAgcttacaaaattaaatttcctgGAAAGCCACAGCTCTGAATTTAA TGTGACTCGAAATTATTTAGATTGGCTTACGACGCTACCGTGGGGTGTGATGAGCGAGGAAAACTTAGACATTGACCAAGCGAGCAAAATTCTGGATGAAGATCACTATGGCATGGATGACATCAAGAAGCGGATACTGGAGTTCATAGCTGTTAGTCAGCTGAAGGGTACAACACAAGGCAAAATCCTGTGTTTCCATGGACCCCCGGGAGTGGGCAAAACCAGCATAGCTCGATCGATTGCCAAAGCACTCAATAGAGAGTATTTCCGATTCAGTGTTGGTGGAATGACGGATGTGGCTGAAATTAAGGGTCATCGACGTACGTACGTCGGGGCGATGCCTGGGAAGTTAATACAGTGCTTGAAAAAAACCAAGACAGAAAATCCACTCGTTTTGATCGACGAGGTTGATAAGATTGGAAG AGGATACCAAGGCGATCCCAGCTCTGCACTGTTGGAATTGCTTGATCCGGAGCAGAATGTGAATTTCCTTGACCATTATCTGGACGTGCCGGTCGACCTTTCAAAAGTGTTGTTCATCTGCACGGCCAATGTAATCGATACAATTCCGGAACCGCTCCGTGATCGTATGGAAATGATCGACATGTCGG GTTACGTGGCGGAAGAAAAGCTAGCCATCGCTAAACAGTATCTCATTCCACAGGCAAAACGTGACAGCGGTGTTGAAGATAAACACATATCGATTACGGACGATGCGCTACACGCGCTAATCAAAAGCTACTGCCGTGAATCGGGAGTGCGTAACCTACAAAAGCAGATCGAAAAGATAGTGCGCAAGGTGGCATTTAAGGTCGTACGGAAAGAGGCCGATTTCACGGAAGTGTCGGGTACGAATCTCAGCGATTTGTTGGGCAAACCGATTTTCACCCAAGATCGAATGTACGAGTCTACACCGCCCGGCGTGGTTATGGGACTTGCGTGGACAGCTATGGGTGGCTCTGCGTTGTATATTGAAACAGCAAAGCGCAAATTATTGCAACCAATGGACACCAATGGTGATTCTAAACAGGCGCCGGGCGATGGTTCGCTGGAGCTCACCGGTCATTTGGGAGACGTAATGAAGGAATCGGCCCGCATTTCGCTTACAGTGGCAAGAAATTTCATCTCACAAATCGAGCCCTCCAACAACTTTCTGGAATCTAGTCACATACACCTACACGTTCCCGAGGGAGCCACACCAAAGGATGGGCCCAGTGCAGGTGTGACGATTGTGACGGCCTTGCTTTCGCTGGCGAGGGGCCAACCGATTCGCCAGAATGTAGCAATGACTGGGGAAGTTTCGCTCATGGGCAAAGTGTTACCCGTCGGAGGAATCAAGGAAAAAACTATTGCTGCCAAGCGCAGCGGTGTCACCTGCATTATATTGCCCGAGGAGAATAAGAAAGACTTCACCGATTTGCCCAAATTCATTACGGAGGGTTTGGAGGTACATTTTGCCAGCACGTACGCCGATGTATACCGCATTGTGTTCCCTGAGAGTTAG